The Aggregatilinea lenta genome includes a region encoding these proteins:
- a CDS encoding FHA domain-containing protein, which produces MQSCPNCGHQNRPGVVFCETCGTNLSGVSLSTKSLESARASVAPSSVESSVLLSVKIQGAETFAAEDTLRLEIEGSSDPVLLNPKAETVFGRRDPATGSMPDIDLTPFAGYRMGVSRRHAAIRHGDEQTLDLWDLGSSNGTFLNGQRLSAHRPYRMRDGDEIRLGQMVVRVFFDPAGGRPGPRNSEPQASESAPTDPAPPLAQRPAMPSLPAPAQQPASAVPSSSIRKDTGTLPRPPAAPRPVDSVPRGTGHLPRTGALSASRTPAQPGSPEHRAPREEDKRS; this is translated from the coding sequence ATGCAGTCATGTCCTAACTGTGGGCACCAGAACCGGCCCGGCGTGGTGTTCTGCGAAACGTGCGGCACAAATCTGTCTGGTGTCTCACTGAGCACCAAGTCACTGGAATCGGCGCGCGCCAGCGTAGCACCGTCCAGCGTCGAATCCAGCGTTCTGTTGAGCGTCAAGATTCAGGGTGCGGAAACCTTCGCAGCCGAAGATACGCTGCGTCTCGAAATCGAAGGCAGCTCCGACCCGGTTTTGCTCAATCCGAAGGCGGAAACCGTCTTTGGGCGGCGCGACCCGGCCACCGGCAGTATGCCGGACATCGACCTGACCCCGTTCGCCGGTTACCGGATGGGCGTCAGCCGCCGCCACGCCGCGATCCGGCACGGCGACGAGCAAACGCTCGACTTGTGGGATCTCGGCAGCAGCAACGGCACGTTCCTTAACGGGCAGCGCCTGAGCGCGCACCGTCCCTATCGCATGCGCGATGGCGACGAGATCCGGCTGGGACAGATGGTCGTGCGTGTTTTTTTTGACCCGGCAGGCGGACGCCCCGGCCCGCGCAACTCGGAGCCGCAGGCATCCGAAAGCGCCCCGACGGATCCCGCGCCGCCGCTAGCGCAGCGTCCGGCGATGCCGTCCCTTCCGGCCCCTGCGCAGCAGCCCGCGTCTGCCGTCCCAAGCAGCAGCATCCGCAAAGATACGGGCACGCTGCCGCGTCCGCCTGCGGCCCCGCGTCCCGTCGACAGTGTCCCGCGCGGAACGGGTCACCTGCCCCGCACGGGCGCGCTCTCCGCATCCCGGACGCCAGCCCAGCCCGGCAGCCCGGAGCACCGCGCGCCGCGCGAAGAGGACAAGCGCAGCTAA
- the hutU gene encoding urocanate hydratase codes for MTRVIRAPRGTTISCKGWLQEAALRMLMNNLDPDVAKDPDNLIIYGGRGRAARSWEAFDAIIAALRDLEDDETLLVQSGKPVAVFKTHSDAPRVLIANSNLVPHWATQEHFDDLERRGLIMYGQMTAGSWIYIGTQGILQGTYETLGSLAQQQGWPSLKGKLVLTAGLGEMGGAQPLAVTMNEGVALIAEADPRMAERRLRMRYVDEVSTDLEDALDRVLAAKERQEPLSVGLIGNAADIFPRLVKMDVIPDVVTDQTSAHDALSYYPHNLRLEDALALRESDPDEFKRRAYRAMAVHCQAMLDFQARGSVVFDYGNNLRQRAYDEGVLNAFDYPGFVPAYIRPLFCEGKGPFRWVALSGDPQDIYRTDQAILDLFPEDEHLARWIKMAQDRVEFQGLPARICWLGYGERARAGLAFNELVASGEVRAPIVIGRDHLDAGSVASPNRETEGMRDGTDAVSDWPILNALINAVGGATWVSFHHGGGVGIGYSQHAGQVIVADGTPEAARRLERVLTTDPGMGVVRHVDAGYPEAIAAAARHGIKIPMLRTE; via the coding sequence ATGACGCGCGTCATCCGTGCACCTCGCGGTACGACTATAAGCTGCAAGGGCTGGCTGCAAGAGGCCGCCTTGCGCATGTTGATGAATAATCTCGATCCCGACGTCGCCAAAGATCCCGACAACCTGATCATCTATGGTGGGCGGGGGCGTGCGGCGCGCAGTTGGGAGGCGTTCGACGCCATCATCGCCGCGCTGCGCGATCTCGAAGATGACGAAACGCTGCTGGTGCAGTCGGGCAAGCCGGTCGCCGTGTTCAAGACGCACTCGGACGCGCCGCGCGTGTTGATCGCCAACTCGAACCTCGTGCCGCACTGGGCCACGCAGGAACACTTCGACGATTTGGAGCGGCGCGGGTTGATCATGTACGGCCAGATGACCGCCGGGTCATGGATCTACATCGGCACCCAGGGCATCTTGCAGGGCACGTACGAAACGCTGGGATCGCTAGCGCAGCAGCAGGGCTGGCCGAGCCTCAAGGGCAAGCTGGTCCTGACCGCCGGGCTGGGCGAGATGGGCGGGGCGCAGCCGCTGGCCGTGACGATGAACGAAGGCGTGGCGCTGATCGCAGAGGCCGATCCGCGCATGGCCGAGCGCCGCCTGCGCATGCGGTACGTGGACGAGGTGTCCACCGATCTGGAAGACGCGCTCGACCGCGTGCTGGCCGCCAAAGAACGCCAGGAGCCGCTGTCGGTCGGGCTGATCGGCAACGCGGCGGATATTTTCCCCCGGCTGGTGAAGATGGACGTGATCCCCGACGTGGTCACCGACCAGACCTCCGCGCATGATGCGCTGTCGTACTATCCGCATAATCTGCGGCTGGAGGATGCCCTCGCGCTGCGTGAGTCCGATCCGGACGAGTTCAAGCGCCGCGCCTACCGGGCAATGGCCGTGCACTGCCAGGCAATGCTCGATTTCCAGGCGCGTGGATCGGTGGTATTTGACTACGGCAACAACCTGCGCCAGCGTGCGTACGACGAGGGCGTGCTGAACGCGTTCGACTATCCTGGCTTCGTCCCGGCCTACATCCGTCCGCTGTTTTGCGAGGGCAAAGGGCCGTTCCGCTGGGTCGCGCTGTCGGGCGATCCCCAGGACATTTACCGTACCGATCAGGCCATTCTCGACCTGTTTCCCGAAGACGAGCACCTCGCGCGTTGGATCAAGATGGCGCAGGACCGCGTCGAGTTCCAGGGACTGCCCGCACGGATCTGCTGGTTGGGCTACGGCGAGCGGGCGCGGGCGGGGCTGGCGTTCAACGAGCTGGTCGCGTCGGGCGAGGTCCGCGCGCCGATCGTCATTGGCCGCGATCACCTGGATGCAGGATCGGTCGCTTCGCCCAACCGCGAGACGGAAGGCATGCGCGACGGCACGGATGCCGTGTCGGACTGGCCGATCCTCAACGCGCTGATCAACGCGGTCGGTGGCGCGACGTGGGTGAGCTTCCATCATGGCGGCGGCGTGGGCATCGGCTACAGCCAGCACGCGGGCCAGGTGATCGTCGCGGACGGCACGCCGGAAGCCGCGCGTCGCCTGGAGCGCGTCCTGACGACCGATCCGGGTATGGGCGTGGTCCGCCATGTAGACGCAGGCTATCCCGAAGCGATCGCGGCAGCGGCGCGTCACGGAATCAAGATCCCAATGCTCAGAACTGAATAG
- the hutI gene encoding imidazolonepropionase — protein MSESIDFLLTNIGQLCTIPAQDGGPQRGQRFGELGLMEHAAIAVHAGVIVAIGDSDDLSARYSSLHTIDAAGRLVTPGLVDPHTHVVWAGDRADEFERRIAGVTYQQIMAEGGGINRTMLATRQADIHQMMEETKPRLNAMLASGSTTIECKTGYGLNTASELAMLSAIALLDMEHPAELAATFLGAHAVPPEYASDPDGYVRLICDEMLPAVAQWRDEHWPGPLFCDVFCEVGAFELAQTRRILEAAKAQGLLLKVHIDEFEPLGAGRMAAELGATSVDHVVVTSDEDIEAIAQSGTIAVSLPPTPFGLGHIHYTPARRFIDAGAAIAIATDCNPGTGWNENMQFVMALATRYLHLTPAEALVAATINAAYAIERGSQVGSVEIGKQADLVVWDVPSYPHLSYRFGSNLAHTVLKRGQIVFSADWRTLLSWMG, from the coding sequence ATGAGTGAATCCATAGATTTTCTGCTGACCAACATCGGCCAACTATGCACGATCCCGGCCCAGGACGGCGGCCCCCAGCGCGGCCAGCGCTTCGGTGAGCTGGGTCTGATGGAGCACGCCGCCATTGCGGTCCACGCTGGCGTAATCGTAGCGATCGGTGACAGCGACGATCTGAGCGCGCGCTACAGCTCGCTCCACACGATTGACGCCGCCGGGCGGCTGGTCACACCGGGACTGGTCGATCCGCATACGCACGTGGTATGGGCGGGCGATCGCGCCGACGAGTTCGAGCGGCGCATCGCCGGGGTCACCTACCAGCAAATCATGGCTGAGGGCGGCGGCATCAACCGCACCATGCTCGCCACACGCCAGGCCGACATCCACCAGATGATGGAGGAAACCAAACCGCGCCTCAACGCGATGCTCGCCAGCGGATCGACCACCATCGAGTGCAAGACCGGCTACGGACTGAACACCGCCTCCGAGCTGGCGATGCTGTCGGCGATCGCCCTGCTTGACATGGAGCACCCGGCGGAGCTAGCAGCGACCTTTCTCGGCGCGCACGCGGTGCCGCCCGAATATGCCAGCGACCCGGACGGCTACGTGCGCCTCATCTGCGACGAAATGCTGCCCGCCGTGGCGCAGTGGCGCGACGAGCACTGGCCCGGCCCGCTGTTCTGTGACGTCTTCTGCGAGGTCGGCGCGTTCGAGCTGGCGCAGACCCGCCGCATCCTCGAAGCGGCCAAAGCGCAGGGCCTGCTGCTGAAGGTCCACATCGACGAGTTCGAGCCGCTGGGGGCGGGCCGCATGGCTGCCGAGTTGGGCGCGACCTCGGTCGATCACGTCGTGGTCACGTCCGACGAAGACATCGAGGCGATCGCGCAGTCGGGCACGATCGCCGTCTCTCTGCCGCCGACGCCGTTCGGTCTGGGACATATCCACTACACGCCCGCGCGGCGCTTCATCGATGCGGGCGCGGCGATCGCTATCGCCACGGACTGCAACCCCGGCACCGGCTGGAACGAGAACATGCAGTTCGTCATGGCCCTGGCGACGCGCTACCTGCACCTGACGCCCGCCGAGGCGCTGGTCGCGGCGACAATCAATGCGGCGTACGCCATCGAACGCGGCAGCCAGGTAGGCAGCGTCGAGATCGGCAAGCAGGCTGACCTCGTCGTGTGGGACGTGCCCTCGTACCCACATCTCAGCTACCGATTCGGCAGCAACCTGGCGCATACCGTCCTCAAACGTGGGCAAATTGTCTTCAGCGCGGACTGGCGCACGCTGCTAAGCTGGATGGGTTGA
- a CDS encoding roadblock/LC7 domain-containing protein has translation MAREYRSQSLDRTLRTMHTAVPGIVASVVVNIDGLLVAAYPSGGDDDALDNPTGTPQVAAMAATLMGLAERTLRRLEQGHLSRLVLESEEGIMIIYPAGRAALAVLVRRDVKPGRVLYAASRARDEVIEILGG, from the coding sequence ATGGCTAGAGAATATCGCAGTCAGTCGTTGGACCGCACGCTGCGCACGATGCACACGGCGGTGCCCGGCATCGTCGCCTCGGTGGTCGTCAATATTGACGGGCTTTTAGTGGCGGCTTATCCGTCCGGCGGCGACGACGATGCGCTGGACAACCCGACCGGCACGCCGCAGGTTGCGGCGATGGCGGCGACGCTGATGGGGCTGGCGGAACGCACGTTGCGCCGTCTGGAACAGGGCCATCTCAGCCGCCTGGTGCTGGAATCGGAAGAGGGCATTATGATCATTTATCCCGCGGGACGCGCCGCGCTGGCGGTGTTGGTCCGGCGGGATGTGAAACCCGGCAGGGTTTTGTATGCGGCCTCTCGTGCACGCGATGAGGTGATCGAGATCCTGGGCGGATAA
- a CDS encoding RNA polymerase sigma factor translates to MLDTNDRLLDDRELIERLQQADLDALGQLFERYRTRVYRTALAIVHEPQVAEDILQDCFLKVYLNAARIDPSRPLAPWLYRVTVNLSYTWLSRGKGRRTPIEHVVDYLVSPMGHAPDRVAEQVELRQKVREAIADLNIDQRVVVVLYYLNNLNLQVIAEILDLPVGTVKSRLYYARENLRSKLGPNMAWLPEVAHGYI, encoded by the coding sequence ATGCTTGACACGAATGATCGGCTGCTCGACGACAGAGAGTTGATAGAGCGCCTTCAGCAGGCCGATCTGGATGCCCTGGGGCAGCTTTTTGAGCGCTATCGAACCCGCGTATATCGCACCGCGTTAGCGATTGTGCACGAGCCGCAGGTTGCTGAAGACATCCTGCAAGACTGCTTCCTGAAGGTCTATTTGAACGCCGCCCGCATCGATCCGAGCCGCCCGCTCGCGCCCTGGCTTTACCGCGTCACGGTTAACCTGAGCTATACGTGGTTGTCGAGGGGTAAAGGCCGCCGCACGCCGATCGAGCACGTGGTGGATTACCTCGTCAGCCCGATGGGGCACGCGCCCGACCGTGTCGCGGAGCAGGTCGAACTGCGCCAGAAGGTGCGCGAGGCGATCGCTGACCTCAACATCGACCAGCGCGTCGTGGTGGTGCTTTACTATCTGAATAACTTGAATCTGCAAGTGATTGCAGAGATCCTGGATTTGCCCGTTGGTACGGTCAAGTCACGCCTGTACTATGCGCGCGAGAACTTGCGCAGCAAGCTTGGGCCGAACATGGCCTGGCTGCCTGAGGTTGCTCATGGGTACATTTAG
- a CDS encoding zf-HC2 domain-containing protein, producing MAGSGKRPVEQSHYDEITLQEYSLGQLLPEENETIRAHLADCAACRAKAEAVAALGRRLRDDLHGALDAAAPSPKLNFDAIQDEWHRPPRRTSLGYRVQEIVPAGPAGLLLVLLAIAFLLFVPSSGTVALRSLELPGDYDGPPAMVAASTDYGLVLIHLSDKGVKPIMRLSYLTRPQRIAFSPDGRWLAVGQGSTLHVIDTHDETAHARIDLTDGAGWNWSPNGAQLAYTDGTGQLTLFDADTQSSRALIPADESAQGVPIWTGDGSAIAYATGDSLWRLDPATGYRSELVRNPAPDTMLLIPAAWSTDASVLLAWDQVAAARGTSPALYRVDVVAHRLEQIPGSTLAQGDNLAWPLSAQERVLTAQDNRLVLVNVVSGQQQTVPTQIPRPAALDWAPNGSWAATIVAGAPVGERLYLYAPQDGELRPIKLPGGAEEQAVIWAGAEHLFVIRQTQGGASELWSVPLTSGDNPQRILTNARQPESGTLGGWQWGNVLAVQSLPAS from the coding sequence ATGGCTGGCAGCGGAAAGCGTCCGGTAGAGCAGAGTCACTACGACGAGATCACCCTTCAGGAATACAGTCTCGGCCAGCTTTTACCGGAAGAAAACGAAACCATTCGCGCGCATCTGGCCGACTGTGCGGCATGCCGCGCCAAAGCCGAGGCCGTTGCCGCACTGGGCCGCCGCCTGCGCGACGATCTGCACGGCGCGCTCGACGCTGCCGCCCCGTCTCCGAAACTGAACTTCGACGCCATCCAAGACGAATGGCACCGGCCCCCGCGCCGCACCTCGCTGGGCTACCGCGTGCAGGAGATCGTCCCGGCGGGCCCGGCGGGCCTGCTGCTGGTGCTGCTGGCGATCGCCTTCCTGCTGTTCGTGCCGTCCAGCGGCACCGTCGCGCTGCGCAGCCTGGAACTGCCGGGCGACTATGACGGCCCTCCGGCGATGGTGGCGGCCAGCACCGACTATGGCCTGGTGCTGATTCATCTGTCCGACAAGGGCGTGAAGCCCATCATGCGCCTGTCTTACCTCACGCGCCCGCAGCGTATCGCCTTTTCGCCTGACGGTCGCTGGCTGGCGGTGGGCCAGGGCAGCACGCTGCACGTCATCGACACCCACGACGAAACCGCGCACGCCCGCATCGACCTCACGGATGGCGCGGGGTGGAACTGGTCACCGAATGGCGCGCAGCTCGCATACACAGATGGAACCGGGCAGTTGACCCTATTCGACGCGGATACCCAAAGCAGCCGCGCCTTGATTCCCGCCGACGAAAGCGCGCAGGGCGTGCCGATCTGGACGGGGGATGGCAGCGCGATCGCTTACGCGACCGGCGACAGCCTGTGGCGGCTCGACCCGGCGACGGGCTATCGCAGCGAGCTGGTGCGCAACCCCGCGCCGGACACCATGCTGCTGATCCCGGCGGCGTGGTCCACCGACGCATCCGTGCTGCTGGCCTGGGATCAGGTCGCCGCTGCGCGTGGAACCAGCCCCGCGCTGTACCGGGTGGATGTCGTTGCGCATCGGCTGGAACAGATCCCAGGCAGCACACTGGCGCAGGGCGACAATCTCGCGTGGCCGCTCAGCGCCCAGGAACGCGTGCTCACCGCGCAGGACAACCGGCTGGTGCTGGTGAACGTGGTCAGCGGCCAGCAGCAAACCGTGCCCACGCAGATCCCCCGCCCCGCCGCGCTCGATTGGGCGCCCAACGGATCGTGGGCAGCGACTATCGTGGCCGGTGCGCCGGTCGGGGAGCGTCTCTATTTATACGCGCCCCAGGATGGTGAGCTGCGCCCGATCAAGCTGCCGGGCGGCGCGGAGGAGCAGGCCGTCATTTGGGCCGGGGCCGAGCACCTGTTCGTGATCCGCCAGACTCAGGGCGGCGCATCGGAACTGTGGTCCGTGCCGCTGACCAGCGGCGACAATCCGCAGCGCATTCTCACCAACGCCCGCCAGCCGGAATCAGGCACGCTTGGCGGATGGCAGTGGGGCAATGTGCTGGCCGTGCAGAGCCTGCCCGCCTCGTAG
- the trmD gene encoding tRNA (guanosine(37)-N1)-methyltransferase TrmD: MRIDILTLFPEMFEGPFTESILKLAQERDLIDIRLYNIRDYTTDKHRTVDDTPYGGGGGMVMMPGPLIEAVEGVRGDDAACPVILMTPQGRVFDQRIAQELVAHPRLMLVCGRYEGVDERVRKLAITDEISIGDFVLTGGELPAMMIVDAVSRLIPGVLGARWAADEDSHAMGLLEYPHYTRPADFRGLAVPDVLLGGDHGAVEAWRRREAIRRTWQRRPDMLLTADLSVPEQWFLAEMAEDSAEARASAGDETPG, from the coding sequence ATGCGGATCGATATTCTGACGCTGTTTCCAGAGATGTTCGAAGGCCCCTTCACCGAGAGTATTCTCAAGCTCGCGCAGGAACGGGACCTGATCGACATCCGCCTGTATAACATTCGAGATTATACCACCGACAAACATCGCACGGTGGACGACACGCCCTACGGCGGGGGCGGGGGCATGGTTATGATGCCCGGCCCGTTGATCGAAGCAGTCGAGGGCGTGCGCGGCGATGACGCGGCGTGCCCGGTGATCCTCATGACGCCGCAGGGCCGCGTGTTCGATCAGCGCATCGCGCAGGAGCTGGTGGCGCATCCGCGCCTGATGCTCGTCTGCGGGCGCTACGAGGGCGTGGATGAGCGTGTGCGCAAGCTGGCGATCACGGATGAGATCAGTATCGGGGATTTCGTGCTGACCGGTGGTGAGCTGCCCGCGATGATGATCGTGGACGCCGTCTCGCGCCTGATTCCCGGCGTGCTGGGTGCGCGCTGGGCAGCGGACGAAGATTCGCACGCGATGGGCCTGCTCGAATACCCGCACTACACCCGCCCGGCGGATTTTCGCGGGCTGGCGGTTCCTGACGTGCTGCTGGGTGGCGATCACGGCGCGGTCGAGGCATGGCGGCGGCGCGAGGCGATCCGCCGCACGTGGCAGCGCCGCCCGGATATGCTGCTGACGGCGGATCTCAGCGTGCCGGAGCAGTGGTTCCTGGCGGAGATGGCCGAAGACAGCGCCGAAGCGCGGGCCTCGGCGGGCGACGAGACGCCCGGCTGA
- the rpsT gene encoding 30S ribosomal protein S20, whose amino-acid sequence MANHKSALKRIRSNEKKRQRNRIFRSRTRTEMKKAHAAIAGGNVDQAREATLMAVRTLDKAAVKGVLHPNNAARHKSHLMKALASLEAS is encoded by the coding sequence GTGGCCAATCATAAGTCTGCTCTGAAGCGGATTCGTTCCAACGAAAAGAAGCGCCAGAGGAACCGCATTTTCCGCTCGCGCACGCGCACGGAAATGAAGAAGGCTCATGCTGCGATTGCTGGGGGCAACGTCGATCAGGCGCGTGAAGCGACCCTGATGGCCGTTCGCACGCTCGATAAGGCGGCAGTGAAGGGTGTCCTGCACCCAAATAACGCTGCACGTCACAAGAGCCACTTGATGAAGGCTCTTGCCAGCCTCGAGGCATCCTAG
- a CDS encoding RNA polymerase sigma factor, whose amino-acid sequence MDDNLFVRRAQEGDERAAQQLFEVYRLRTFRLALGLLGDSADAEEVAQDALTYALLNIHRYDAGLSSFSTWLHTITVSRSRDKRRRKILPSIPLAQWLGLGHQIRDHTPGPESSYLQQEVESGLLTALDQLSPKLREAIVLRFYADCTYKEMGDIMGCSLNTARSRLRLAIDKLRAQLGEEQVRWLAAESVR is encoded by the coding sequence ATGGACGACAACCTGTTCGTACGCCGAGCGCAAGAAGGTGACGAACGTGCCGCGCAGCAACTGTTCGAAGTGTACCGTCTGCGTACCTTCCGGCTGGCGCTGGGTCTGCTCGGCGATTCTGCCGACGCGGAAGAAGTGGCGCAGGACGCGCTGACATATGCGCTGCTGAACATCCACCGCTACGACGCCGGTCTCAGCAGCTTCAGCACATGGCTGCACACCATCACTGTCAGCCGCTCGCGCGATAAGCGCCGCCGCAAGATTCTGCCCAGCATCCCGCTAGCGCAGTGGCTTGGCCTCGGCCACCAGATCCGCGACCATACCCCCGGCCCGGAAAGCAGCTACCTCCAGCAAGAGGTCGAATCCGGTTTGCTCACCGCTCTAGACCAGCTCAGCCCCAAACTCCGCGAGGCAATCGTGTTACGCTTTTACGCCGATTGCACGTATAAGGAGATGGGAGACATTATGGGCTGCTCCCTGAACACGGCGCGTTCACGACTACGCCTCGCAATTGACAAATTGCGCGCTCAACTGGGAGAAGAACAGGTTCGATGGCTGGCAGCGGAAAGCGTCCGGTAG
- the deoC gene encoding deoxyribose-phosphate aldolase, producing MSAEQTARLIDHTLLKPEAIRAQIETLCDEARRYHFASVCINPSYVRLCAELLADVADVAVCTVIGFPLGATTPDAKAFEARQAIANGATEVDMVQNVGALKSGDLDLLRRDIAAVVEVAHAGNALCKVILETALLTDEEKVTACQIAQEVGADFVKTSTGFGSGGATEADIAVMRRTVGPVMGVKASGGVRTYADVQKMVAAGATRIGASAGVQIVEQARGGQAAPSSDGGY from the coding sequence CTGAGCGCAGAACAGACCGCGCGCTTGATCGACCACACCCTGTTGAAGCCCGAAGCCATCCGCGCGCAAATTGAAACGCTGTGCGATGAAGCCCGGCGCTACCATTTCGCGTCGGTGTGCATCAATCCGTCCTATGTGCGCCTGTGCGCCGAGCTTCTGGCCGACGTGGCCGACGTGGCGGTGTGTACGGTGATTGGATTCCCGCTGGGCGCGACCACACCCGACGCGAAGGCGTTCGAGGCGCGGCAGGCCATCGCCAACGGCGCGACCGAAGTCGACATGGTGCAGAACGTGGGCGCGCTGAAATCGGGCGATCTCGACCTGCTGCGGCGCGACATCGCGGCTGTGGTCGAAGTGGCGCATGCCGGGAACGCGCTGTGCAAGGTGATCCTGGAGACGGCACTGCTGACCGACGAGGAAAAAGTGACCGCCTGCCAGATCGCGCAGGAAGTGGGCGCGGACTTCGTGAAGACCTCGACTGGCTTCGGGTCCGGCGGGGCGACGGAAGCCGACATCGCCGTGATGCGGCGCACGGTCGGGCCGGTCATGGGCGTAAAGGCGTCTGGCGGCGTTCGCACTTATGCGGATGTGCAGAAGATGGTAGCCGCGGGCGCAACCCGCATCGGCGCCAGCGCGGGCGTGCAAATTGTCGAGCAGGCGCGCGGCGGCCAGGCTGCGCCCTCGTCGGATGGCGGATACTGA
- a CDS encoding ComEA family DNA-binding protein → MSSSVPAAPLERLKYLIFAALALVIAVGIAVLIWRRPAPATIEIVPPGPTEIPTSTPTPGPFLVYMTGAVQQAETIVTLDYGSRVYQAIEAAGGALDSADLAQVNLAQVLEDGDQVQVPTRAPDLDAPDQPSATPIAITPTPGTLTVYVVGEVAQPESLVTLPQGSRVQDAIEAAGGAAANADLSQVNLSQQLNDGDYVYVPPLDGEPIQTPTPNHPVLVHVNSATPEELAALPGIGPSLADAIVTYRDENGPFTSLEDLDAVPGIGPAKLDAIRELVTFD, encoded by the coding sequence GTGTCTTCATCTGTGCCTGCTGCGCCCCTGGAACGGCTGAAATATCTCATCTTTGCGGCGTTGGCGCTCGTGATTGCGGTCGGGATCGCCGTCCTTATCTGGCGGCGACCCGCACCTGCGACCATCGAGATCGTGCCTCCCGGTCCCACTGAAATCCCTACCTCTACCCCCACGCCCGGACCCTTTCTGGTGTACATGACCGGTGCGGTGCAGCAGGCCGAGACGATCGTCACGCTGGATTATGGCAGCCGCGTCTATCAGGCGATCGAGGCGGCGGGCGGCGCGCTGGACTCGGCGGATCTGGCCCAGGTAAATCTGGCGCAGGTGCTTGAGGACGGCGATCAGGTGCAGGTTCCGACGCGCGCGCCGGACCTTGACGCGCCCGATCAGCCCTCCGCCACGCCGATCGCGATCACCCCGACGCCAGGTACGCTGACGGTCTACGTGGTGGGGGAGGTGGCGCAGCCGGAAAGTCTCGTCACGCTGCCGCAGGGCAGCCGCGTGCAGGACGCCATTGAGGCGGCGGGCGGGGCAGCGGCCAACGCCGATCTCAGCCAGGTGAACCTGAGCCAGCAGCTCAACGACGGCGATTACGTTTACGTGCCGCCGCTGGACGGCGAGCCGATCCAGACCCCGACCCCGAACCACCCCGTATTGGTGCACGTCAACAGTGCCACGCCGGAGGAATTGGCGGCGCTGCCGGGTATTGGCCCGTCGCTGGCCGATGCAATTGTGACGTACCGCGACGAGAACGGCCCATTTACATCGCTGGAAGACCTGGACGCTGTGCCGGGCATCGGCCCCGCGAAGCTGGACGCGATCCGCGAGTTGGTGACGTTCGACTGA